The proteins below are encoded in one region of Sphingobacterium sp. R2:
- a CDS encoding LacI family DNA-binding transcriptional regulator, with the protein MAKSIKEIAQELNVSKSTVSLVINHKAERARISKGLESRVLAYVEKVGYKPNALAKSLATGRSNTIGLIVENIGDSFLGHLLCMLRNYSEKKGITSSTVVPLEIHKMRGISSIQCWKRRWRGLF; encoded by the coding sequence ATGGCCAAATCAATTAAAGAAATTGCACAGGAGCTCAATGTTTCTAAATCCACGGTTTCATTAGTCATCAATCACAAAGCCGAGCGAGCTCGCATTAGCAAGGGATTGGAAAGCCGCGTACTTGCATATGTTGAAAAAGTTGGTTATAAGCCTAATGCGCTTGCAAAGAGTTTAGCAACAGGGCGATCAAATACCATTGGTCTTATTGTGGAAAATATTGGGGATTCTTTTTTGGGCCATTTGCTTTGTATGTTGAGGAATTATTCCGAAAAAAAGGGTATCACGTCCTCTACAGTAGTACCCTTGGAGATTCACAAAATGCGCGGGATATCATCGATTCAATGTTGGAAAAGAAGGTGGAGGGGATTATTTTAG
- a CDS encoding substrate-binding domain-containing protein yields MLEKKVEGIILAPTVDLEAYQRKILEHRVPLVVFDRNSPEVETHYVHIDNDVSAKKACDHLKSIGCQDFGLVTIGSDQPQMLARKGAYLDFCDTYGMEPRILQLPYQALKKKGTHMLKNWAAKQAGLDGLFFTTNYLCILGLKALRPADENHYSFPMLSFDDHELFDILNPKISCIQQPLEPLAKTCVKVLLKEIEQGISKPKEYLIATKLIKR; encoded by the coding sequence ATGTTGGAAAAGAAGGTGGAGGGGATTATTTTAGCCCCAACAGTAGATCTCGAAGCGTATCAGCGAAAAATATTGGAACATAGGGTTCCACTAGTAGTTTTTGATAGAAATTCTCCAGAGGTGGAGACCCACTATGTGCACATTGATAATGACGTTAGTGCAAAAAAAGCCTGCGATCATTTGAAATCTATCGGTTGCCAAGATTTTGGATTAGTAACCATCGGTTCCGATCAGCCGCAAATGTTGGCGCGTAAAGGTGCCTATTTGGATTTTTGTGATACCTACGGTATGGAGCCTCGTATCCTGCAATTACCCTATCAAGCACTGAAGAAAAAGGGAACGCATATGTTGAAAAATTGGGCCGCGAAGCAGGCTGGATTAGATGGTCTCTTTTTTACGACAAATTATCTGTGTATCCTCGGGTTGAAAGCACTGCGGCCAGCGGATGAAAATCACTATTCCTTCCCGATGCTTTCTTTTGATGATCATGAGTTGTTTGATATTTTAAACCCCAAAATTTCCTGTATACAACAGCCATTAGAACCTCTGGCTAAAACATGTGTGAAAGTTTTGTTGAAGGAGATAGAACAGGGGATATCCAAGCCGAAAGAATATCTTATTGCAACCAAATTGATCAAACGATAG
- a CDS encoding GH92 family glycosyl hydrolase, whose protein sequence is MKKSLSVFLGSLLSFGLFCAKPVLAQKFRGQQMDAVDLVNPLMGTESKFELSNGNTYPSIARPWGMNMWTPQTGKNGDGWQYQYTADKIRGLKQTHQPSPWMNDYGVFSIMPVTGKPVFDQDERASWFSHKAEIVKPYYYSVYLADHDVTAEMTPTERAAMFRISFNKTDDAYIVLDAYEKGSEVQIIPEKNMIIGYSSKYARGPLPANFKNYFVLVFDQPFASVATWEGKEKKDGQLQIKGDHTGAIVGFKVKDKTKPVQVKVASSFISAEQAFLNLNELGNKSFDQIKEDGRQIWNSTLGKIKVEGDDIDQLRTFYSTMYRTLFFPNKLYEIDAQGKAVHYSPYNGKTLPGYLFGGTGFWDTFRALYPFLNLMYPSINKEMQEGLLNAYLEGGFLPEWSSPGYADIMVGNNSASVVSDAYMKGLRGYDINTLYEALQHGANNEGPMSAVGRKGVDYYNSLGYVPYDVKINENAARTLEYAYDDFTIYQLAKALNRPKAEIDLYAKRAQNYRNLFDPSTNLMRGKNKDGKFQSPFNPLKWGDAFTEGNSWHYSWSVFHDVQGLIDLMGGEKTFVSMLDSVFVQSPDFDDSYYGGIIHEIREMQVANMGQYAHGNQPIQHMPYLYNYAGQPWKTQYWVRQVMDRMYKPTPDGYCGDEDNGQTSAWYVFSALGFYPVCPATDEYVLGAPLFKKATLTFENGKTLTINAPKNSSENVYVNALQMNGKDYGKNWLSHKALHEGGTLHFDMEAKPNYTRGSSKNAAPYSMTTDLQINNKVKTNKKK, encoded by the coding sequence ATGAAGAAATCTTTAAGTGTTTTTCTAGGGTCTTTATTGTCTTTTGGTTTGTTTTGCGCAAAACCGGTTTTGGCTCAGAAATTTAGAGGACAGCAAATGGATGCTGTCGATCTTGTTAATCCATTAATGGGTACCGAATCCAAATTTGAGTTGTCCAATGGAAATACCTATCCCTCAATAGCGCGGCCTTGGGGAATGAATATGTGGACTCCGCAAACGGGGAAAAATGGTGATGGATGGCAGTATCAATATACCGCTGATAAGATCCGTGGTTTGAAACAAACGCACCAACCATCGCCTTGGATGAATGATTATGGCGTCTTTTCTATTATGCCGGTTACTGGAAAGCCTGTCTTTGATCAAGATGAGCGTGCGAGCTGGTTTTCACATAAAGCTGAGATCGTAAAACCTTATTATTATTCGGTCTATCTCGCAGATCACGATGTCACTGCGGAAATGACACCAACTGAACGAGCAGCTATGTTTAGGATTTCGTTTAATAAGACAGACGACGCTTATATCGTGTTGGACGCGTATGAAAAGGGATCTGAAGTTCAGATTATTCCTGAAAAAAATATGATTATAGGCTATTCTTCGAAATATGCACGCGGCCCACTGCCTGCAAATTTTAAGAATTATTTTGTTTTGGTTTTTGATCAACCTTTTGCAAGTGTTGCTACTTGGGAAGGCAAAGAGAAAAAGGATGGGCAGCTTCAGATCAAAGGCGACCACACTGGTGCAATCGTCGGATTTAAGGTAAAAGATAAAACGAAACCCGTTCAGGTGAAAGTGGCATCCTCCTTTATCAGTGCCGAACAAGCCTTTTTAAACTTAAATGAGCTAGGTAACAAATCTTTCGATCAAATAAAAGAAGACGGACGTCAGATCTGGAACTCCACTTTAGGGAAGATTAAAGTAGAAGGCGACGATATTGATCAACTGCGTACATTTTATTCGACCATGTATCGGACTTTATTTTTCCCGAATAAATTGTATGAAATTGATGCGCAGGGTAAAGCTGTACATTACAGTCCGTATAACGGAAAAACACTTCCTGGCTATCTATTTGGAGGAACAGGTTTTTGGGATACGTTCAGAGCGTTATATCCATTCTTAAACTTGATGTATCCTTCTATCAATAAGGAAATGCAGGAAGGTCTCTTAAATGCTTACTTGGAGGGCGGTTTCTTACCTGAATGGAGTAGTCCTGGATATGCGGATATCATGGTAGGAAATAACTCTGCTTCGGTAGTGTCAGATGCTTACATGAAGGGATTACGTGGTTATGACATCAATACGCTGTATGAAGCGTTGCAGCATGGAGCCAATAACGAGGGACCAATGAGTGCTGTAGGTAGAAAGGGTGTTGATTACTATAATAGCTTGGGCTATGTGCCTTATGACGTTAAAATCAATGAAAATGCGGCGCGTACCTTGGAATATGCTTACGACGATTTTACAATTTATCAATTAGCAAAAGCGTTGAACCGTCCGAAGGCTGAAATAGATCTATATGCGAAGCGTGCACAGAACTACAGGAACCTGTTCGATCCGTCAACCAATCTTATGCGCGGAAAAAATAAAGATGGCAAATTCCAATCTCCTTTTAATCCATTGAAATGGGGGGATGCGTTCACAGAAGGAAACAGCTGGCATTATTCGTGGAGTGTGTTCCACGATGTTCAGGGATTGATTGACTTAATGGGCGGAGAAAAAACTTTTGTGAGCATGTTGGATTCGGTATTTGTTCAGTCTCCAGATTTCGATGATAGTTATTATGGTGGTATTATCCATGAAATTCGCGAAATGCAAGTTGCCAATATGGGACAGTACGCGCATGGTAATCAGCCAATTCAACATATGCCGTATCTCTACAATTATGCTGGTCAACCTTGGAAAACGCAATATTGGGTGCGTCAAGTGATGGACCGCATGTATAAGCCTACACCTGATGGCTATTGTGGTGACGAAGATAATGGTCAAACCTCGGCGTGGTATGTTTTTTCAGCTTTAGGATTTTATCCTGTTTGTCCAGCGACAGATGAATATGTGCTCGGAGCGCCATTATTTAAAAAGGCGACGTTAACGTTTGAAAATGGTAAGACATTGACCATTAATGCTCCTAAAAACTCTAGTGAAAATGTATATGTAAATGCATTGCAAATGAACGGTAAGGATTATGGGAAAAACTGGTTAAGTCACAAAGCTTTGCATGAAGGTGGGACACTACATTTTGATATGGAGGCAAAACCTAACTATACGAGGGGATCGTCCAAAAATGCTGCGCCATATTCAATGACAACAGACTTGCAAATAAATAATAAGGTGAAAACCAATAAAAAGAAATAA
- a CDS encoding basic secretory protein-like protein, producing MNFKKLKGAAILFGLLYSSGIFAQDNWKHTENDRKVAVDVDSISKGGYTLIWINKDKDFSAPLKERLVAAYFTNYPKLAKKYNKKTIKKVSFVIDPDYKGVAATAGGIVRYSPAWFAKNPGDIDVVTHEVMHIVQAYPDGAGPWWITEGIADFVRFDDGIDNAGANWKLPEYNEKQKYTDSYRVTARFLYWINTHVKKDFVKKLDSVMRSNSYSDAFWKVETGKTIDELWADYIKNPTI from the coding sequence ATGAATTTTAAAAAATTAAAAGGCGCTGCCATCCTATTTGGATTGTTGTACTCAAGTGGGATTTTCGCACAGGACAACTGGAAACATACAGAAAACGACCGCAAGGTGGCTGTGGATGTTGATAGTATCAGTAAAGGTGGATACACCTTGATTTGGATAAATAAAGACAAAGATTTTAGTGCTCCTTTAAAAGAAAGGTTGGTGGCGGCATATTTTACAAACTATCCTAAACTAGCCAAGAAATATAATAAAAAGACCATAAAAAAGGTGTCTTTCGTTATTGATCCGGACTATAAAGGTGTGGCAGCGACAGCGGGCGGGATTGTCCGTTACAGTCCAGCTTGGTTTGCTAAAAATCCAGGGGATATTGATGTGGTTACCCATGAGGTCATGCATATTGTACAAGCATACCCCGATGGGGCCGGTCCGTGGTGGATTACGGAGGGGATAGCCGATTTTGTGCGATTTGATGACGGAATAGACAATGCGGGAGCAAATTGGAAGCTGCCAGAATATAACGAAAAGCAGAAATACACCGATTCTTATCGCGTCACTGCACGATTCCTTTACTGGATTAACACACATGTAAAGAAGGATTTTGTCAAAAAATTGGATTCGGTAATGCGTAGCAATAGCTATAGTGATGCTTTTTGGAAAGTAGAGACAGGTAAAACTATTGATGAGCTATGGGCGGATTACATAAAAAATCCTACTATATAA
- a CDS encoding GH92 family glycosyl hydrolase codes for MNIKSLVFLGLISVPYLLKAQETKLVQYVKPLIGTARMGHTFPGATVPFGAVQLSPDTDTLSYAVNGRYNGDVYKYCAGYQYDDPTIVGFSHTHFSGTGHSDLGDIQIMPTQGKVQLNPGTADRPQDGYRSPYSHTNELAEANYYRVLLDKHQIKAELTTTTRVGIHRYTFNQSDASHLIVDLTAGIYNYEGKNVWTVVKVLNDSTLVGYRQTNGWSRTRTVYFAIKTSKAFKNYGAKYEDGKPVYNGFWRKFDQQNNFPDLAAHNIKLHLDFDTKAQESILLKVALSPVSMKNALANMEVEAPDWNFDGYVKKGQEAWEKELHKIEAEMLNKEDLVNFYTAMYHASLMPTVYMDVNGEYKGLDQEVHRAKGFTNYTSFSLWDTFRAFHPLLNLINPSRNADIVASMLAHYDQSVLKMLPIWSHYANDNWCMSGYHSVSVIVDAILKGVYKGDAEAALAACVQTANTRQYEGIGAYIDKGYVPSDVSGTSVSNTLEYAYDDWCIAQLAKKLGKDDIYTTFSKRAESWKSLYDSSIGFMRPKDSAGKFQEKFDVLDTHGQGFIEGNSWNYSLYVPHQPTKMMAVMGGKQRLETYLDSLFTMELPDKYFEHTEDITRDGIIGNYVHGNEPSHHVAYLYNITKSPWKTQARVRQIIRNQYHNGHAGLGGNDDCGQMSAWYLFTALGFYPVAPGEDSYWIGSPLVKSAKVNFENGRTLSIVARNQSEKNVYVKSVSLNGRKLADLRLPYRSIIDGGELIFEMSNKPNR; via the coding sequence ATGAATATAAAAAGTTTAGTCTTTTTGGGATTAATTAGTGTCCCATATCTATTAAAGGCACAAGAAACCAAATTAGTTCAGTATGTCAAACCGCTCATCGGTACGGCAAGAATGGGACATACTTTTCCAGGAGCGACAGTTCCTTTTGGCGCGGTGCAATTGAGTCCGGATACCGATACTTTATCGTATGCAGTGAACGGCCGGTATAATGGTGATGTTTATAAATATTGTGCCGGCTATCAGTATGATGATCCTACGATTGTGGGATTTAGTCATACGCATTTTAGCGGTACCGGTCATTCCGATCTTGGTGATATACAGATTATGCCTACCCAAGGTAAAGTTCAGTTAAATCCAGGTACAGCTGATCGTCCTCAAGACGGTTATCGATCTCCATATAGCCATACAAACGAATTGGCCGAAGCCAATTATTACCGTGTTTTACTGGATAAACATCAGATTAAAGCAGAGTTGACGACGACCACGCGAGTGGGCATACATCGGTATACTTTCAACCAGTCTGATGCATCACATCTCATTGTTGATTTAACTGCTGGGATCTATAATTACGAAGGAAAAAATGTTTGGACTGTTGTTAAAGTACTGAACGATTCTACGTTAGTTGGATACCGTCAGACAAACGGTTGGTCAAGAACCCGCACCGTATACTTTGCCATAAAGACATCAAAAGCTTTTAAAAACTATGGGGCCAAGTATGAAGATGGAAAACCTGTGTATAATGGTTTCTGGCGTAAGTTTGATCAACAAAACAATTTCCCTGACCTTGCAGCGCACAATATTAAGCTACACTTGGATTTTGATACAAAAGCGCAAGAATCCATCCTGCTGAAAGTAGCTTTAAGTCCAGTAAGTATGAAGAATGCATTGGCTAATATGGAGGTCGAGGCTCCGGACTGGAATTTTGATGGGTACGTGAAGAAAGGTCAGGAGGCTTGGGAAAAGGAACTGCATAAGATAGAAGCTGAAATGTTGAACAAGGAAGACCTAGTCAATTTTTATACAGCCATGTATCATGCCAGCTTAATGCCAACGGTATATATGGACGTTAATGGTGAGTATAAGGGCTTGGATCAGGAGGTGCACCGCGCCAAAGGTTTTACGAATTATACCTCTTTTTCGCTATGGGATACATTTCGGGCTTTTCATCCCTTGTTGAATTTAATCAACCCTTCCCGTAATGCAGATATTGTGGCATCCATGCTGGCTCATTATGACCAGAGTGTATTGAAGATGTTGCCTATCTGGTCGCATTATGCGAATGACAACTGGTGCATGAGTGGCTATCATTCGGTGTCTGTTATTGTCGATGCAATACTTAAGGGCGTCTATAAAGGTGATGCAGAGGCGGCGTTAGCGGCATGCGTTCAAACAGCAAATACACGTCAGTATGAGGGTATCGGTGCTTATATTGACAAGGGGTATGTTCCTTCAGATGTATCGGGAACATCAGTTTCTAATACATTGGAATATGCGTATGATGATTGGTGTATAGCGCAATTGGCGAAAAAATTAGGGAAAGACGATATTTACACGACTTTTTCCAAAAGAGCTGAGAGCTGGAAATCACTCTATGATTCCTCCATTGGATTTATGCGCCCTAAGGATTCAGCGGGTAAATTTCAGGAGAAATTTGATGTGCTAGATACTCATGGACAGGGATTTATTGAAGGTAATTCATGGAATTACAGTCTTTATGTACCGCATCAGCCTACCAAAATGATGGCAGTCATGGGAGGTAAGCAGCGTTTAGAGACTTATTTGGATTCTCTCTTTACGATGGAATTACCCGATAAGTATTTTGAGCATACAGAGGATATTACGCGAGATGGTATTATCGGAAATTACGTGCATGGAAATGAGCCTTCCCATCATGTGGCTTATTTATACAACATCACCAAGAGTCCTTGGAAAACTCAAGCACGTGTCAGACAAATCATCCGAAATCAGTACCATAATGGTCATGCGGGATTAGGTGGTAATGACGACTGTGGACAGATGTCGGCCTGGTATCTATTTACTGCACTAGGTTTTTATCCGGTGGCGCCTGGGGAAGATAGTTATTGGATTGGCAGTCCTTTGGTCAAATCGGCCAAGGTTAATTTTGAAAATGGGCGTACGCTTTCCATAGTTGCCCGTAATCAGTCTGAGAAGAATGTTTACGTTAAATCCGTTTCTTTAAATGGGCGAAAATTAGCTGATTTGCGATTACCTTATCGTAGCATTATAGATGGCGGTGAATTAATCTTCGAGATGAGTAATAAACCGAATAGATAA
- a CDS encoding TonB-dependent receptor plug domain-containing protein: MYMIKKRYLDRLILLGWSCACYSFAFGQDKVLSPSDSLKLQIGTSKLDSIFQIKTSQVNPVELKKQALLPYSSLQQYLKGNNTGLYVTEPSGESGTKQPMYFRGISRPLFSDIDVFQNQPLVVVDGIPLVGEHPFAYAVQTYNLERIGPATNLFANINIDMVKSIEVLKDVAAVAMYGPNAANGAIVVRTKEYKADKSNRIAINMYTGLVDRPHVTTINGEYENKFRKQFYDLYTSNGKYDDGDSYPVYLSDSLNMNYFGRSDWTDSYYNSGLVYNLNANLSGGGPRANFQFAAGSTQDKGVSDQVKLNKYYALFGLNMRPMTWLTFSMQANITRLDRNRNLNLRDRFAQLAYFPDLSAPLSPNKEVYNEYLSYYKKGFDNNKTNVVQGYGKLQFDFGNFHFLSTGMLDYNEGYRDQFYHSKLMESNNFASNYYGYNQRAVFDNKALYDWNINESHTLNLLVGNSLQWDTYRYNYAYAYKGVNDFIKVNLLEDDALKSNYLEATAYPKALIFKFLDRIRHNLVSFYGKATYNYEDKVETSLLLRSDGSSNAQPDARWIFTPSLSVNWNIKNSYFTTNTDLKDLTARFSVGRIGLNNMFDDFAQGPNYVAQMGFTGNQLIAGYNAIAGLVRPYESGWVGYHIPWAYIDQGNLGLDYANTQKNFYVSLDVYLKQTKNQLINIPSYSEYGYKSSYAAGMNVQNIGAELTVGLDPIQSDNFKWSTALNVSHNQNKLKALPNGLDRLVIGNNLLEVGKPLDQYWLLSNDGIYKTDADVPQGMTYNAIQLHAGDPIWKDLNGDNMINDEDRKLQGHRLPAVFGNWYNNFFFGKWDLGVNMYYNLGRELINQEMANRFDFINNEGAKSLDAIKEITYWEKEGIMASIPCIILGVRLLLIRPIKTFS; this comes from the coding sequence ATGTACATGATTAAAAAGAGGTATTTGGATAGGCTTATTCTTTTAGGGTGGTCCTGTGCCTGTTATTCTTTTGCTTTTGGTCAAGATAAGGTGTTATCACCGTCCGATAGTCTTAAGCTTCAGATTGGAACTTCGAAATTGGATTCTATATTTCAGATTAAAACTAGCCAAGTAAATCCAGTAGAACTAAAGAAACAAGCTTTATTACCTTATTCTTCCCTGCAGCAATACCTAAAAGGAAATAACACTGGACTGTACGTTACTGAGCCGTCCGGCGAATCAGGCACTAAGCAACCCATGTACTTTCGAGGCATCTCGAGGCCATTGTTTTCTGATATTGACGTATTTCAAAATCAGCCATTGGTTGTTGTAGATGGAATTCCTTTGGTCGGAGAACACCCCTTTGCTTACGCCGTACAAACGTATAATCTCGAGCGTATTGGGCCTGCGACCAATCTATTTGCAAATATTAATATCGATATGGTAAAGTCCATTGAAGTATTAAAAGATGTCGCTGCGGTGGCGATGTATGGTCCTAATGCTGCAAATGGAGCTATCGTCGTTCGTACGAAAGAGTATAAAGCCGATAAAAGCAACCGGATAGCGATCAACATGTATACGGGATTGGTTGATCGTCCACATGTCACAACGATCAATGGTGAATACGAAAACAAATTCAGAAAGCAATTTTATGATTTATATACCTCCAACGGCAAGTATGATGATGGAGATTCTTATCCAGTGTATTTGAGTGACTCGCTTAATATGAATTATTTTGGGAGATCCGATTGGACCGATTCTTATTACAATAGTGGTTTAGTATACAATTTGAATGCAAATTTATCCGGTGGTGGGCCACGTGCAAATTTTCAATTTGCAGCGGGCTCAACACAGGATAAGGGTGTGTCCGACCAGGTAAAATTGAATAAGTATTATGCCTTGTTTGGCCTGAATATGCGACCGATGACTTGGTTAACGTTCTCTATGCAGGCAAATATCACTCGACTCGATCGAAATCGCAACCTGAATCTGCGGGATAGATTTGCCCAGTTGGCCTATTTCCCAGATTTGTCTGCGCCTTTGTCACCTAATAAGGAGGTCTACAACGAGTATCTGAGCTATTATAAAAAAGGCTTTGATAATAACAAGACGAACGTTGTGCAGGGGTATGGAAAGCTGCAATTTGATTTTGGAAATTTTCATTTTCTTTCAACAGGAATGCTCGATTATAATGAGGGGTATCGGGATCAATTCTACCACAGTAAGTTGATGGAATCCAATAATTTTGCTTCAAACTACTATGGTTATAATCAGCGGGCGGTATTTGACAATAAAGCTCTTTATGATTGGAATATTAATGAAAGCCATACGTTAAACCTATTGGTTGGCAATAGTTTGCAATGGGATACTTATCGCTACAACTATGCTTATGCTTATAAAGGTGTAAATGATTTTATTAAGGTGAATCTGTTGGAAGACGATGCGCTGAAATCAAATTATCTCGAAGCGACGGCGTATCCAAAAGCGCTTATCTTTAAGTTTTTAGATCGCATACGTCATAACCTGGTCTCATTTTATGGAAAAGCAACTTACAATTATGAGGATAAGGTCGAAACATCGCTATTGCTTCGCTCTGACGGATCCTCTAATGCGCAACCGGATGCCCGCTGGATTTTTACGCCGTCCTTGTCGGTAAATTGGAATATTAAAAATAGCTACTTTACGACCAATACTGACCTGAAAGATCTTACCGCCCGTTTTAGTGTCGGACGTATCGGCCTAAACAATATGTTTGATGATTTTGCGCAAGGGCCTAATTATGTCGCTCAAATGGGATTTACGGGAAATCAGCTTATTGCTGGCTATAATGCGATTGCAGGGTTGGTACGGCCGTATGAATCGGGGTGGGTTGGTTATCATATTCCATGGGCTTATATAGACCAGGGTAATTTGGGTTTGGACTATGCGAATACACAGAAAAATTTTTATGTTTCACTGGATGTTTATTTGAAACAGACGAAGAACCAGCTAATTAATATTCCTTCATATAGCGAGTATGGCTATAAATCGAGCTATGCAGCTGGGATGAATGTTCAGAATATCGGTGCTGAATTGACTGTTGGACTAGATCCCATTCAATCCGATAATTTTAAGTGGTCTACAGCGCTCAATGTATCCCATAATCAGAATAAATTGAAGGCATTACCGAACGGTCTCGATAGGCTGGTTATCGGTAATAATCTTTTGGAGGTTGGCAAACCCTTAGACCAATATTGGCTGCTTTCCAACGACGGTATTTACAAAACTGATGCTGATGTGCCTCAGGGAATGACTTATAATGCGATTCAATTGCATGCAGGTGATCCGATATGGAAGGATCTAAATGGTGATAATATGATCAACGATGAAGATCGGAAACTGCAGGGCCATCGCTTGCCGGCTGTTTTTGGCAATTGGTACAACAATTTTTTCTTTGGCAAATGGGACCTGGGGGTGAACATGTATTATAATCTTGGTCGGGAACTCATCAATCAGGAAATGGCCAATCGTTTTGATTTTATCAATAATGAAGGTGCGAAAAGCCTAGACGCAATCAAGGAGATCACCTATTGGGAAAAAGAGGGGATTATGGCAAGTATCCCTTGTATAATCCTTGGAGTACGGTTATTGCTTATCAGGCCGATCAAGACCTTTTCCTAG
- a CDS encoding RagB/SusD family nutrient uptake outer membrane protein, whose product MKRYHLIWSVSLLFSLLLGGCKKMLDIDSSRTVKEENMWNALEDTRAGLMGIYGLTKAALDDNNAYWLYGEVRSGDFDSPTRQDLKAIIKNDLKANYESLNALSNWRRWFAVVNAANIFMERAPGVREKDMRYTENNLVVDIAQARFLRAYAYFNMVRIWGDVPLILNSHDGNFENKPKEDRLKLYAWIEKEMYDAAQLLPYSYSTGDEQQIGNYYNEASSRWNGALVRKLSVYAILAHLAAWQANYADAASYSQFVMDNYSKGGAYYLSTSFLTDGNGFFFDKRSEQLFSFPYIWAHVEASFTGHIEELTLAAPVVNKTVPDIYMPKEMILKTFNEKKDQRFSIDTLGNPTTEVYFRNFNGKYPIFSKIKCIMGGSSDPTFRIFTSATVLTRLEDITLLRAEALAVLGEKSTAIELLNEIRERRGLKVYSETSNGDLVDAIFLERKRELMGEGQRWYDMIRREKIKHDNPQLAQLIASDGIYWPIAREILAQNNLIEQNAYWK is encoded by the coding sequence ATGAAAAGATATCATCTTATATGGAGTGTTTCACTACTTTTCTCATTACTTCTGGGAGGTTGTAAGAAAATGCTGGATATAGACTCTTCTCGAACGGTCAAGGAAGAGAATATGTGGAATGCTTTGGAAGACACGCGGGCAGGTTTGATGGGGATTTACGGTTTAACCAAAGCAGCTTTGGACGATAATAATGCTTATTGGCTGTATGGAGAGGTGAGGTCAGGGGATTTTGATAGCCCCACCCGTCAAGATCTTAAGGCAATTATTAAGAATGATCTCAAAGCAAATTATGAATCGTTGAACGCACTTTCGAACTGGAGACGTTGGTTTGCTGTAGTTAATGCTGCTAATATTTTTATGGAGCGCGCACCGGGAGTAAGAGAAAAAGATATGCGTTACACGGAAAACAATTTGGTCGTGGATATAGCTCAGGCTCGATTTTTACGTGCTTACGCTTACTTCAATATGGTCCGTATTTGGGGTGATGTACCCCTGATACTGAATTCACATGATGGAAATTTTGAGAATAAGCCCAAGGAGGATCGATTAAAACTGTACGCTTGGATCGAAAAGGAAATGTATGATGCGGCTCAATTATTACCTTATTCCTATAGTACGGGTGATGAACAGCAAATTGGGAACTACTACAATGAAGCATCTTCCAGATGGAATGGTGCGTTGGTCAGGAAACTTTCGGTATATGCTATCCTCGCACATTTGGCCGCATGGCAAGCCAATTATGCAGACGCGGCTTCTTATTCGCAATTTGTGATGGACAATTATAGTAAAGGAGGAGCCTATTACCTGTCGACTTCGTTTTTAACAGATGGCAATGGATTTTTCTTTGATAAGCGTTCCGAGCAGCTATTCTCATTTCCTTATATATGGGCACATGTGGAGGCATCGTTCACAGGACATATTGAAGAGTTGACGCTGGCTGCTCCTGTTGTCAATAAGACCGTACCGGATATTTATATGCCGAAGGAAATGATTTTAAAAACATTTAACGAAAAGAAGGACCAACGTTTTAGTATCGATACACTGGGAAATCCGACGACAGAAGTATATTTCCGAAACTTCAACGGCAAGTATCCCATATTTAGCAAAATCAAATGTATTATGGGAGGTTCTTCGGATCCCACCTTCCGCATATTTACCAGTGCGACAGTACTGACTCGTTTGGAAGATATTACGCTTTTACGCGCCGAAGCTTTAGCTGTGTTGGGCGAAAAATCGACGGCCATTGAGTTACTTAATGAAATTAGGGAACGCAGAGGGCTTAAAGTATATAGTGAGACGTCAAATGGAGATTTGGTTGACGCTATATTTTTAGAACGAAAACGTGAATTGATGGGTGAAGGACAGCGATGGTATGATATGATTCGACGGGAAAAGATAAAACATGACAATCCACAGTTAGCACAATTAATCGCTAGCGATGGGATTTATTGGCCAATTGCTCGAGAAATTCTCGCTCAAAATAATTTAATCGAACAAAATGCTTATTGGAAGTAA